AGAATGGGTGCATGTGCCATCAACCATTTGTTTTGTCAGTTCTATCTAGATATAAAGCAATTGGTCCAACAGAAAATTCATTGTCTATATATACATCTGCACATATACACATATGTACAATACAAATGTCTCAATATTCAGATTTTTTAAGGTTCCTGAGTCCACTCTTCTACACACCTGGACACTGGACACTCATGTAAAATACCAAAACTAGCATACCTCCATACCAGTACTGTACCTTTTTCTCCACTCATGTAAAATGCATcctagaaacaaaagaagaaaacctAATGAATTAACCTGACACTAGGTTCTCTTGATGAAGTACCTGAGAAGCTCAAGGTCACAACCTACACCAACAAGCACGAAGGGACAAGCAAACCGAGTCCTCAAGTCTAATACACCCACTGCACATTAGGCCAAAAGTTCACCATAATACCCCAATTAGGGCCACTTAGGCCGTAACACTACCATTCCAGATAGTGCAGAAaagcaaataatatcttccttaATCAATAGGGTGAAACAAGCTTGGATCACAAAGAGTTAATGTCAAACTTGACTTGCAGAAAACATACTATTGTCATATCCCAGTTGTCACTGAAAAAGTAAGAGGTGCTAGAGATGAAATTTTGAACCTTGCAAAGAACTGCAGCATGTGACGGCACAAAAAATATAAGAGGAAAAGTCAGACACTAGCATAATTTGGAAGGAAAAGTCAGACACTAGCATAATTCGGAGACCAAGCGATTTTAGGAAAGTCACAACATAATAACAAACCAAACCAGTTAAAGGAGATGCCAGTGCCATACTGGCTCATCGTCCAATTCCATTAACACAACTAGAGAAGAATGTGAGCAATAACGAACACTGCAAGTCCAcgtgagcaaaaaaaaaagaggctaaTCTTCTTCAGACAATGAACCTGATCTAATAGACCCGGCAGCTAAGACTAATCCCACGTTCATGCAGTAAATGAAAGTTGAAACTaaagaaatgaaaatatatGGTAGGAAGAAGACctaaaaaaacaataaacaaaaaaaGTACAAGCATGGGACCTCATGCTCCATCACGAACATCACTTAGGGGCCTCAAACAAAATTACTCCGAAGATTTTCTATTGTTTCACCACTCCTTGGAAAGTCATGTGCAGCACCACAGATTCTTTACAGTTGCCAACCTGAGGTTGTCACTTACTTTTCTAAGACAATTTTAGTTTTTGACTACCAAACAGTCCTTTTCCAGTCTAAAATGTGTATAATTAGTGTTTGGCAAAATCTCTATTTATAACCCAGAATGTGTACATTTGTACAAATTACATGAGAATAATCACAGTAATTGGGGTGACATTGATTATCCAATACTAATTGTAGAAGCATTGTTATGGAATTGCATGTAGCCACATTTTTTCAACCAACCTATGAAAACTAGTTAGCCCAATTTCATGTGATGTGAGACACAACATTCACATCCAAATCCTTCTCATAAATATGAGTAACCAAGATATTTCTTTGGTTGAGGCGAAAGTAGAACAAATAGGATATAGAATAAATGCCATCAAGTAAGGAAAATCAGGAAATACTATTTCTTATAATCTAACAAGCTGAACGACAGAGAAATAAAGTCAAACCTTCAATGCAGCGCGTCTGAAAGGACTGGCACGAAGGTATGATTTGACTAACTTATAAACTAGTATATCTAGAGGGACTTGTTGCTGCTCATCACGCAACCATGGGTGAGCTGCCATGACAAAAGGACTTATTAGTTTGCATCAATCAAGCACACTGACATCTCAAAGGCAATTGAATATAAATATCATATTGTTCATATCCAGTGGCTGTCGAAAGAGCTTCAAGCTCAAAATTTAACAAGGTAATTAGATGTCTATGAAATGATAAAATAGCAAATCTATAATGCTCAGAGAAAAAATAATCAGTTGATAGAAGAAAATTCTCACTTAGAGCCTGTACAGCAGTCATTCTTTTCCTATAGTCCTTATTAAGAAGCCTTTTCACAAAATCTTTAGCTTCTTGAGATACAGCAGGCCAAGGTGAATCATCAAAATTAGGATCAGCTCTCAGCACAGCACGAAAGATTCCTGATTCTGTCCGTGCCCAAAAGGGTCGGCTACCACATAACAAGATATATGTTATGACACCAATGCTCCAGATATCTGCTTCCATACTGTATGCTCTATGCAGGACTTCAGGAGCTACGTAATATGCACTACCAACAATGTCATTTAGCCTTTCatctgccaaaaaaaaaaacacccaagTTTAGACCTCTAGTTGGACAGAATGATACTACAAACAAGTAAAAGAATGGTCCTAATAAAAGCAAATAACCTGTCAGATACACATGAACCAAGTTCACAAAAATAATGGATCCAGACAAACCAAAACAGGAAGTGGAAACCGATCATTAGTCTTAATTAAAGATATCTGCAATCATTAGTTATGCAACAGTTGATAATTGTATAAGAAAGAATGTCTACCAAGTTGAAGCGCAGGAGTCAAAGCGACAAATACTTTTCCCAATTCTTTTGGGGTTTCTCAAGTCTGATACGAAAACAGTAATCTTTTGAAAAACAAAgtagataaaataaaaatgctCATAATGGTCATATGAATCTTTTAGGGGGTAAAATGGTATTAAGATGTTGTAGCAGTTTGCAAAAGCACATTTATAGCATTCTGAAATTTGTCAATAAGTATATCATGCAATTTATCCTTCATAATGTAAATCAATTTCACATGATTAAGATTAACAAATAATATTGTTTATGTTTGCGAACACATGTAGATTTACATGCATCCACAGATCAGCACACAAACGTCCAAGTTCATAATGATAAAATTAGCTTCAATTAATGCAATTAATTTACTTTTTCTCACTTTAAAGAATGCTTGAGCATAACAGAAAATTTGTTGCTCTTCAAAGCAATTTGTGAAACAGTGAAACACATGATTGATTTTCAAAGAATGGCATATAAGAAAGATTGTATACATAGCATAAAGCAGTACTTAAATACTATGTTTGGTTTCTAAACAGGGTTTAGGGTTAATAATGCACTTTATTTGTTACAAAGATCTGTGCATGCATAAATGGAATATtcttagaaaaaatattttgacaGGACATAGAATAGCCAATTTAAGGCCCAATTAAAGCCATCAATATAAGGTCACAGATGTAAGAACTGCTAGCTAGCTGCCTTTTATAGCGTGATGTCTTGATAGCTGTGGGATCATCAAAGATGAATgacaacaacaaaaatataaccTCCATTTTTACAATGGTATGCATTGTAGTATCTGCTATTATCACTAAAATCCATTAGGAATAAATTTTTTACCTTTGCAGTCAACCATGTATCTAAAGCACTTAAGAACTATGAAGCACCTATATAGACATGGGATACCAATATGACACAATATGGATAATGCCGATATAGGAAATCTTGGAAAAGATACTTTACGACTAGGATACATCAATGAACATATATATAGTATATaaatgtatgtacatatgtatgtgtgtatgtatgtatgtatgaaatATGTACATGaatgcatgcatatatgcaaATATAATGTATGTTTGTATAGAACCGCTAGCTAGCTTCCTTTTATTGCTTGATGTCTTGATAACTGTGGGATCATCAAAGATGAATgacaacaacaaaaatataaccTCCATTTTTACAATGGTATGCATTGTAGCATCTGCTATTATTACTGAAATCCATTAGGAATAAATTTGTTACTTTTGCAGTCAACCATGTATCTAAAGCACCTAAGAACTATGAAGCACGTACCGATATGACCCGATATGGATAATGCCGATAATAGGAAATCTTGAAAAAGATACTTTACGACTAGGATACATCAAGGAACATATATGTAGTATATaaatgtatgtacatatgtatgtatgtatgtatgtgtgaaatatgtacatgcatgcatgcaaaggTGCAAATATAATGTGtgtatagaaaaaaaaacatcaatgaAGCATAGTAGACTATCAAAATAATATAGTCCATACTTTTTGCGATAGCATTAACCTTTAAAAGCTTATCATTTAGCCATTAATTCATAGACCATAATCCATActacatattttaaaattaatatcatAGAAGACAAAATTGACCCTCCCCCTCATTTTTGGAGGTATTACGGAAGTATCCAAAGTGTATCCTGAAAGTACACAAAgtgttttttattttgaaaaatagaatACTAAATACAAATATAGGACACAATACAAATAGTATCTAATGAATAGCAGTATCTGATATAGATACGATACGGACATAGCACTGGATTTGAAGTATCCATGCTTCCTAGCTTAGGAATGTGGCCCTACAAACACAACCAAAAGACTAGAAGATAATAAGTTGCATGCAGCATGCATGGTCAGATTTTTCCAATTTTTTCCGAGTTGGGAATCAGTTGACGTAGTTGTGTAAAAAGATTCAGTCCATATAAATAGTATGAAAATAAATAGTATGGCAGTCTTTGACATCCAGAATGTCCCCATGTTCAAATATAAGGTTGCGTATGGGGACAATGCATATGCAAATATAAGTTTCTTGATGCCTTTAAGATGCTGGGATGTATTCACCACCCATGATCACCCTAGAGGGTGTGTGTATTGGGGGGTGAGGGGATGCAGGGCTGCATGGGGGCGGGGGGCAATGGTTTTGCGGTGCAGGGAAGGAGGAAGGTTGCAGATTTTGATCTCAAATACATAAGATTAATCAGAAAAAAGATATGATTGGCACAAATAATTACAAATAAAGCAAGTATTgacaaagagaaaagaaaggcaGAAGTTAGTATCTTCATTTGAAAACAAGTGCATAGCGAGTTCAGAAGCAAATATAagtaatattttttgaaaaaacaagGAAAAACTTAGAAGCAAGAGCACCTAAGAAGCATCTTTAGAACTAATAAAGCACTTAAACTACACGAGTGgcaaaatttttctttaaacAAGTCATAATACGGTCAAAATtgataaaacaacaaaaaacataTGTTGTTAGAAATATTGTTTTAGATGATGCGCCAATTGGAGCAAAAGCCTGGGTGCAAGAAAGGGAGTAAAACTTCCAGGAATGATGAACCTTATGTACAAGGCTACCAGGGGGCAGAATTACAAACATTAATCAACTAGTGCAAGAAAAACAAGGACACACTTTCATTTAAGGAAATGAAGTTTTTTCCCTGAAAACCTTGCTAGAACATATCTGGAATTCCACAATGGCCTTGCATTGATCACCTAGCAAGTTTCACACTCACATGAAGATTCTCTAAGCTACAAATGAGTATATAATTagcagaaaaagagaaagatgcAACAATCTATAATTTAGGATTGCAACCAGTTTGATCCTGGAGGACGAGTCAAGCATGATTTAAACAACAAGCCATTTCAATAGCGGCTGAAGACCTAGCACTAGCATAACTAGAAACAGTTGGATGACATTTGGTCCATAGATCATAGTTTGGCTGGAAATGTTCCATGCAATTGTGGAGTAATTCATATTACATCAGGTATTCTCACTTTGAGTTAGATCACGTCTAAGATTACTTCACCTGCACCCAGTCCATAATGGCAAAAGCATGAACTTTTTGACTCAAAAAATGATCTGATTGGCAACAGAAATCTGTTGCTGTTTCATTGTTCAGATTCATGCTACCTCCATCCATTTGCAGCACTTTATGGAAAATGATTTGGCCAGACAACCTAACAGTGTACATTCTTTACCAGCTTTAAATTATTACATAGCGACACCAACAACTGATACAAGAGTAGAAAATAAAGATTGCACCCAGTCCCATGAGAAGACTTGGATCACATGTAATACTCCCACTCCCTACTGTTAGGAACATGGAGAGGTATTCATATTGCAAATAACAGTTCTTCACTAACAGATGAGGCATATCAAAACAGTGATTCATCCACGTATCTAGTCTACTAAGCTACCAGCAAACTTTTTAGTgctacattatttatatttttgggCAAACTCTCCCTCCACATGGTCTATAAATTTTGAGGGGAATATCAGAGTTATGGTATAGACATACATTAGAGTGCTGGATAGTCATGTTATGGTATTTGTATGATTGAAACTCACTATGAAGATATCCATAATTCAATCATTTGAGATTATTGCACTAATATCCCCACCCACCCCCAATCCCCGACCCTAGAGAGAGAGACgcaggagaaagaaagaggaggagatttaaaaagaaaatgacttCAACTCATCTTGTTATGGGACCCACTGGTTATTATGAACATGCAGCCAAtctatttctgaaaaataaTAAGTTGCCTATTTCCTTTCTGTTTTTGCTTTTGTGGATGAGAAACCAAAAAAGATTAGGCCAAGACTGGTCAATGCAGTTCTGATCATTGTGCATCACTAGTCCAAAGATCCATATTTTTCTTTGGTAAACACACCAAGACAGGTCACGTGATTGGAATATGCCAAGGGAGCCTAGAGGGAAAAGGATATGGTCCTTAGATGCAGATAACAGATAAAAGATATATATACAGAAAGGACTTCTTCACTTATTTATAggagtatttaataaaaattgGAGCTTTCAAAACGTCCAATTAAACTTTTGGGCTGAACATTGTGCTTCATATTAAGACTTGAATATGTCTTCACATATGTATTCTAAACCTTATTGGCATTCACAACAGGCAAGTCCAAAGATCTTCAAGATATTACTGCCTAGCACCAAGAAGTTGCTGCAAGCCCATGTATACCCATAGGGGTTAGCACAGAACAGGATTGATgtgatcaaaaaaaagaaaaagaattgttatagagttttatctcaaaaaaaggaCTCACATGACTGTTGGAAACCATCCTGTAATGTCAGCTACTCTCGGCTTGAAAGAAGACAACATGAGGTGATGAGTTGCATAAAATGTCCAGGTATATCAATAATCCAATTTGTAATATTTCAGTTCGTGACATGATAGTAACAAATGTAACATGCATATTTATGAACTGAGGGTAAATGGCAGTAGCTTATGAATGCTTAGAATTCTCtttatttccattttttttggtCATGTGGAATCTGAAAGCTTCAATTTCACAGTGTCAAAGCATGTTTATATATGATCAAGGTGAACAATTAACAGGAAGCAATAAAGGAAGCTGAAATTTGCATATCATGATATCTGTGAGTTAGCAACACAGCATGACTTAGAACGAAGATGGAAACAAAGAATACAAAAGCCATTAAGTGATGAAAATAGTAAGAAATAAAGTAACAGTTATTACTGATTATTGACTAAAGAATAATATAGAAATATAAAATGTCAAGAGCAGTTAATATAGGTGATAACTAAGATATGGCCAGCAATTACCTGGcctgttaaaatctgaaagaccAAAATCAATAATCTTCATAAGAGCATTTTCATCTCTAGTTGTGAACAGAAAATTCTGTTTCAATATTCAGACAAAATGCGTCATCAGCAAAGACAGGTCCATTatagtgcaaaaaaaaaaaagattcatataagtaacaaaaggaaagagaatCTACAATAGAGCCATAGGCACATAATGCAAAAGCATATATGCAATAAATAGTTTACATGATGCAGACCTCTGGCTTTAAATCACGATGCACAACACCTTGAAGATGACAATAGGAAACGACACTCAAAATTTGCATGACGATTACTTTAGCATCTTCTTCTGTATACCTCCCACCTCTATAACGGACCACAGTATAGAATGATTTAGTAAGAGTCAAATGATATAAGAAACTCATCACCAGATAAAATAGAAATTACCTGGCTAAGATTCTATCTAATAACTCTCCACCTTCACACAATCTGATAAAAACAACAATAAAAGAGGTATAAGAAACTATTCCAAGATTTTATGACAATTACAGgctaaagaaagaaaacaaatccAGTCATTCATCCCCAGAGTAACTCATGCCTTACCGGTGTCCAATCaattcatacatatgatttcatcaaaacatAAATTCATCAAAACATAAACAGTTCTTTcacgaaaaaaaaagatattattGTTTAGATGAGTTGGTTTAAGAAGCCAGATTTATGTTCAGATCTGCAAGGGCGTGGATTCAAATCTCACTTCCAAGTTCCAACAACCaaaattttcattttatttcCTCAATGAAATGATGGTAGCTTGGGCCACCAGTTctcttaaaaagaaaagaaaagaaaaaggggaaaaatgtATCTATAGCAACAAGGAAAACATAAAACAAGCTTTCTGCTATATGCAGCCATAGTAGACATTAGGTTATCATTTATCAATATCATGATTGTGACTGGTGAAAGAAAATATCaggaaaaaaatcagaaaaagaaCTTACTCCATGACTATGTAGACATTAAGGGCATCCTCACATGCATCATGAAATGTGACCAGATTTTTATGCCCAGATAAAGCTTTCAAAATTTTCACCTCCCTGCGGACATCTTCAATCGATATTGCTGTTGTCATCTGGTAGAAAAGGGGAAATTAGACAAAGACACCACCCATGTATACAATGTGGGAAAGCATTTTGAACATTTAAACAAAGGTTACAAGGAAGGCAAGCATGAAGTCGCCAATGGTATTGACCATCAAcaattacacaaaaaaaaacccCTTAAATACCATAGGTGATACTAAATACACAAACATTTAGATGTTGATTTCTCTAATCCGAAATAGCAGTTTCCTAAAGGCAGCTGCAATATGCAAGCAATCAAGGGACTGCATGGCACACATGCAACATACAGCCCACATATGCAATAgtatttttttaactatttaaaaataaaaagaatatattaaatacaaataacaacaataatgattgtagttttttgaaaaaataatagcAACCTTAATAACAATAGCAACTAATCATTAGTGGTTAATACGTTAGTACTTATTACCTAATAGCAATAACGATAgcataatcaacatatttagATTAATAATGATTCTTGTGACCAGCCTGCTGGGCCTACATATGTGGGACACATGCATAGCCTCACAATGCTAAGGAAGCCACACAGCATCTGCATAATGCTAAGCAGACCATCTTTTTGGTCCATATATGGTACGAAAACTTAGTAACCACATATAGGCAATCCGGTGCTGCTAAGGGACCCCAACTGCATATGTTTCTGCATATGCAGCCACGTACACCACTTTAAAAACATAGCAAAACATACTCGTAATTAGTTAAATTAACAATTATCTAAATtgattatatttaatatatataaaaaaaaaacttcaggcCTTCTAGTTGAAGTTGCCAGACCACAAACATTTCTGCAAAAAGCTCAACATGCTAGCAACGATGCTCTGTTTTATTAGGTACATGACTTCTATTATAAGGCATTTGGCTTATGTATGTTCATATGCCTGTGTCTATAAAGGCTTGAATGAGTATTATCTCAATGTTATGTAGTTGGCTTAAGAATGAAATATAATGTAATAATTGTATTAATTGAAGTCCTCAAATTAGTATCAAAATTACTTCGCATGCTACTATGGACGTTGTTGTTATAGTATTACCGTTAACACCAATGCTGGGAAACTGTATTAGTAGATTTATGCAAAATAAGCCTTGTTATTATCATTAAATTTGTTTCTAATCTAAGGTATGCTACCATTAACTTTGCAGGATAAATTTTCATAGGTGAACCAGAATTAGCATCTAATGGAAGCTGTTATTAAAATCTAACTAATAGCGGTTTTTAGATTCAGAATCATAAACATATAGATGGAGTTTGGCATTTGGGCAAAAGTCAGCTGAATGTAAGGATTGAAAATTTGggaaaatttgaaaaaattgtCAAAAGTTCAGAAAGAGTATGGATaacaaagaacaaaaaaattaaaagataaaaaataagggatttctaaacttgagaaaagGTATAGAGAAGCAAAAATAACAAATGGtagtaaaaaaaatcatcactagCAATTATGTATGGTATCATTAATTTGTAGCATAGAAAATTTCTAACATAATAAGTAATTTAGGGATAAATCATAAAATTTGTGTATATTTTGAAAATAGCTCTGGATGAATTTGTTTTTGGAGAATAATTTGAAGAATCGTTTGATTACAGGAAAAAATTGACAGTaattcaagaaatttttaataatttgtaGAATATTGTGATTATGTTTAAAA
Above is a genomic segment from Phoenix dactylifera cultivar Barhee BC4 chromosome 2, palm_55x_up_171113_PBpolish2nd_filt_p, whole genome shotgun sequence containing:
- the LOC103708498 gene encoding CDPK-related kinase 3-like isoform X2 — its product is MTTAISIEDVRREVKILKALSGHKNLVTFHDACEDALNVYIVMELCEGGELLDRILARGGRYTEEDAKVIVMQILSVVSYCHLQGVVHRDLKPENFLFTTRDENALMKIIDFGLSDFNRPDERLNDIVGSAYYVAPEVLHRAYSMEADIWSIGVITYILLCGSRPFWARTESGIFRAVLRADPNFDDSPWPAVSQEAKDFVKRLLNKDYRKRMTAVQALTHPWLRDEQQQVPLDILVYKLVKSYLRASPFRRAALKALSKALTEDELIYIRSQFNLLEPNKDGQVSLENFRMALLRNSTEAMKESKVLEILNALEPLAYRMMDFEEFCVATISPYQLEALENWEQIASAAFEYFEREGNRVISVEELAQETNLAPAAYSIVRDWIRPSDSKLNFLGYTKFLHGVTVRSSNTRHHH